In Gordonia phthalatica, one genomic interval encodes:
- a CDS encoding TetR/AcrR family transcriptional regulator, translating into MVSKERPPISAEKRAQMLEKSLAVFVERGYVGASTDELAAAASVSKQTLYRAFGDKEGLFEALIRTECDRVYDPFAPLVEEMRDVESAEAAIRRLAEQSARLIMSQRVQQLRRLVIAEATRFPALGELYWERGFVRVSASLAQCLTVLDERRLLRVPQPALSAQQLAGMLLWIPSNRTMFAGIAQPMSAGELADVIDAGVAAFVRAHR; encoded by the coding sequence ATGGTGAGCAAAGAACGACCGCCGATCTCCGCCGAGAAGCGAGCGCAGATGCTGGAGAAGTCGCTCGCGGTCTTCGTCGAGCGCGGATACGTCGGGGCAAGCACCGACGAATTAGCTGCTGCGGCGTCTGTGTCGAAGCAGACGCTTTACCGCGCTTTCGGCGACAAGGAAGGACTCTTCGAAGCGCTGATCCGAACTGAATGCGATCGCGTCTACGACCCGTTCGCACCACTGGTGGAGGAGATGCGTGACGTCGAGTCCGCCGAGGCGGCCATCCGCAGGCTCGCAGAGCAGTCCGCCCGCCTCATCATGTCCCAGCGCGTTCAGCAGCTTCGGCGTCTCGTCATCGCGGAGGCAACGCGATTTCCTGCACTGGGCGAGCTGTATTGGGAGCGCGGCTTTGTGCGGGTGTCGGCGTCCCTCGCTCAGTGTTTGACGGTGCTCGATGAACGACGACTCCTCCGCGTGCCGCAACCGGCGCTGTCCGCGCAGCAGCTCGCGGGCATGCTGCTGTGGATCCCCAGTAATCGGACGATGTTCGCGGGGATCGCTCAGCCGATGAGTGCGGGTGAACTCGCCGACGTCATCGATGCGGGAGTCGCTGCGTTCGTTCGCGCGCATCGCTGA